From Solanum lycopersicum chromosome 8, SLM_r2.1, the proteins below share one genomic window:
- the LOC101249751 gene encoding uncharacterized protein, with protein sequence MGGHGGLNILPQKRWNVYNFDNREKVKRDEEAAAKEEQLKQEQSRKRDSEYRLEQLRQARGLSSSAAPSSSSSSHVKKSSSEQKSPEEKPGKKDSNHINLFEGIRIFDPVKAKDEEKDGRDKKRAKKEQPPRVITPEDEKYRLGYGIVGKGTKLPWYLEKPKEDSGEKSDEDNDYSRPVKKSNGKKTVEELRQERLERERKEKGRERALLMEKNRRDGGFSRRR encoded by the coding sequence ATGGGAGGCCACGGAGGTTTGAACATTCTTCCACAGAAGCGATGGAACGTGTACAACTTCGATAACCGTGAGAAAGTAAAGCGGGACGAGGAAGCCGCGGCTAAAGAGGAACAGCTCAAGCAGGAACAATCTCGTAAGCGCGATTCCGAGTATCGGCTCGAGCAGCTCCGTCAAGCCCGTGGCTTATCATCATCAGCAGCGCCGTCGTCTTCATCGTCTAGTCACGTCAAAAAATCGTCATCAGAACAGAAATCGCCGGAGGAGAAACCGGGAAAGAAGGATTCTAACCACATCAACTTGTTCGAAGGGATTCGAATCTTCGATCCAGTTAAAGCAAAAGATGAGGAGAAAGACGGAAGGGATAAGAAGAGAGCGAAGAAAGAGCAACCGCCGAGAGTTATTACTCCGGAGGATGAGAAGTATAGGTTAGGGTATGGGATTGTTGGTAAAGGAACGAAATTGCCATGGTATTTGGAGAAACCGAAAGAGGATTCCGGTGAAAAGAGTGACGAAGACAATGATTACTCCAGACCTGTGAAAAAGAGTAATGGGAAAAAGACAGTGGAGGAATTGCGACAAGAGAGGTTGGAGAGGGAGAGGAAGGAGAAGGGAAGAGAAAGAGCTTTGTTAATGGAGAAGAATCGAAGAGATGGAGGATTCTCGCGACGAAGATGA